In one Bryobacteraceae bacterium genomic region, the following are encoded:
- a CDS encoding malectin domain-containing carbohydrate-binding protein, whose product MYLNLKSVLAAAGVMLASALTAPGLVAQTASVPLRINAGNYPSPFTDGQGRTWTTDQYGTGGGGSYHVTLDENSAVDFMLSSARSGIYDSQFVYRIPLANGTYQVNLHFVEYSSGPGARKFHVYQNGAQVLANLDVAAEAGLSARLVKALPVVTVSNGILELLFQAQIGTPTVSGIEVLSGGPLPPSLSAAPTSLTYAAVAGGANPPNQTFNISNSGGGSAIAWTASDDATWLSLSASAGSTPSTVTAMVASAGLGVGTYNANITINGNSQTIVIPVTLVVGDAQNLTLSPTSLSFAASAGGANPASKTVNVSNSGGGGPIGFSATDDATWLTVTPGSGSTPSTLTVTAATAGLSAGQHTATITVAGAGQTRTVAVTFDVTQVSGGTPVMRINSGYWPSDFTDSQGRLWVTDRYFNPNSTGAYTSVAENGVFDPVLSAGRAILAKPYEILYQIPLANGNYQVNLHFIETAVGPGVRIFDVFQNGVLIYDDFDIAAEVPSYTRLVKQLPVASVTNGILELRLVRVQHNATIAGIEILTAAPPNPVLNVSPSSLTFNATVGGANPVNQTINITNAGGGGAISWTASDDATWLSVSPTAGSTPSNGVVVSAATAGLQQGVYTGTITVNGNSETRTVAVTFNVAAPPVLTVAPSSLTFNTNVGSNPASQSIAITNTGGGGALAWTALSNASWLSVNPPSGSTPANAVAVNISSAALTAGQYTGTITVQGGGQTKTVAVTLNVIAAPNLAVSPSALSFSATLGGTNPAAKTFDVTNVGAGGAISWTAGDDAAWLTVSPTSGATPTSGVSASVNIAGLGAGTHTATITVTGASQTRTIAVTLVINANQTPVIRINSGYWPSDFTDSQSHTWVTDRYVTDGAGQYVPVFDGAVLEAVLSTSRDSTYFPEFKYRIPVPNGNYQVNLHFVENTYGVGVRKFNVLQNGTAVLTNFDIRAEVPLNTRLVKTLPVATVSNGILELTFRPGTGPARVSGVEVLTAP is encoded by the coding sequence TTGTACCTGAACCTGAAGTCCGTCCTGGCGGCGGCAGGAGTGATGCTTGCCAGCGCACTCACGGCGCCTGGACTCGTTGCCCAGACGGCGAGCGTGCCCCTGCGGATCAACGCCGGAAATTACCCCTCGCCGTTCACTGACGGCCAGGGGCGAACCTGGACCACTGATCAGTACGGGACGGGTGGGGGCGGCTCCTACCACGTAACGCTCGACGAGAACAGCGCCGTCGACTTCATGCTCTCCTCGGCCCGCTCCGGCATCTACGATTCGCAGTTCGTCTACCGGATTCCGCTTGCCAACGGTACCTACCAGGTGAACCTTCACTTTGTTGAGTATTCGAGCGGACCGGGCGCCCGGAAATTCCACGTCTACCAGAACGGGGCCCAGGTTCTCGCCAATCTCGATGTCGCGGCCGAAGCAGGCCTCTCCGCCCGTCTTGTGAAAGCGCTTCCAGTAGTGACGGTCAGCAACGGAATCCTCGAGCTGCTGTTCCAGGCCCAGATCGGGACGCCTACCGTCAGCGGCATCGAAGTACTCTCCGGTGGTCCGCTTCCGCCGAGCCTGAGCGCAGCGCCCACGTCGCTTACGTATGCCGCGGTGGCCGGCGGCGCGAATCCGCCGAACCAGACCTTCAATATCTCCAATAGCGGCGGCGGCAGCGCCATCGCCTGGACGGCATCCGACGACGCGACCTGGCTATCGCTCTCGGCCTCGGCCGGCAGCACGCCGTCCACCGTCACAGCGATGGTGGCCTCAGCGGGGCTCGGCGTCGGAACCTACAACGCGAACATCACAATCAATGGCAACAGCCAGACGATTGTGATCCCCGTGACCCTGGTGGTCGGCGATGCGCAGAATCTCACTCTGTCGCCAACGAGCTTGTCGTTCGCCGCATCGGCCGGGGGGGCCAACCCTGCGTCGAAGACGGTCAACGTGAGCAACAGCGGCGGCGGCGGCCCGATCGGCTTTTCGGCGACTGATGACGCGACGTGGCTGACGGTGACGCCGGGGTCGGGCAGCACTCCCTCCACGCTCACCGTTACGGCGGCCACCGCCGGCCTCTCCGCCGGACAGCACACCGCGACGATCACCGTCGCCGGGGCGGGGCAGACGCGTACCGTCGCGGTCACCTTCGACGTCACGCAAGTGAGCGGCGGAACGCCGGTCATGCGAATCAACAGCGGCTACTGGCCGTCGGACTTCACTGATTCGCAGGGTCGCCTTTGGGTGACGGACCGCTACTTCAATCCGAATAGCACAGGCGCCTACACGAGCGTCGCCGAGAACGGAGTCTTCGATCCGGTGCTCTCGGCCGGTCGCGCGATTCTGGCCAAGCCCTACGAGATCCTCTACCAGATCCCGCTCGCGAACGGAAACTATCAGGTGAACCTGCACTTCATCGAAACAGCGGTCGGGCCCGGTGTGCGCATCTTCGATGTGTTCCAGAACGGCGTGCTCATCTACGATGACTTCGACATCGCCGCCGAGGTCCCGTCCTACACGCGCCTGGTGAAGCAGCTTCCGGTGGCTTCCGTCACCAATGGGATCCTCGAACTGCGGCTTGTGCGAGTGCAGCACAACGCCACCATCGCAGGCATCGAGATTCTCACCGCCGCCCCGCCGAATCCGGTGCTGAACGTGTCGCCGTCCTCACTCACCTTCAATGCGACTGTGGGTGGCGCCAATCCGGTGAATCAGACGATCAACATCACCAACGCGGGCGGCGGCGGAGCGATTTCGTGGACAGCGTCCGACGATGCCACGTGGCTGAGCGTCAGCCCCACGGCGGGCAGCACGCCGTCGAACGGCGTCGTCGTCAGCGCCGCAACCGCCGGCCTCCAACAGGGCGTCTACACCGGTACGATCACGGTGAACGGCAACAGCGAGACGCGGACGGTGGCGGTGACGTTCAACGTGGCCGCGCCGCCCGTGCTGACGGTGGCTCCTTCGTCGCTCACCTTCAACACCAACGTCGGGTCCAACCCGGCCTCGCAGTCCATCGCAATCACGAACACCGGCGGTGGCGGAGCCCTGGCGTGGACGGCGCTGAGCAACGCCTCCTGGCTCTCGGTCAACCCGCCGTCGGGGTCCACCCCGGCGAACGCGGTGGCCGTGAATATTTCGTCCGCCGCCCTGACCGCCGGCCAGTATACGGGAACCATCACCGTGCAGGGAGGCGGCCAGACGAAGACGGTGGCCGTTACGTTGAACGTGATCGCCGCCCCCAATCTCGCGGTGTCGCCTTCGGCGCTCAGCTTCTCCGCTACCCTGGGCGGAACGAATCCGGCGGCGAAGACCTTCGACGTAACGAACGTCGGCGCCGGCGGCGCGATTTCGTGGACCGCTGGCGACGACGCGGCGTGGCTGACCGTTAGTCCCACCAGCGGCGCGACGCCCACGTCGGGCGTGTCTGCGTCGGTGAATATCGCCGGCCTTGGCGCCGGAACGCACACCGCCACGATCACGGTCACCGGCGCCAGCCAGACGCGCACCATTGCCGTCACGCTGGTGATCAACGCCAACCAGACACCGGTGATCCGCATCAACTCCGGCTACTGGCCCTCGGACTTCACGGACTCGCAAAGCCACACGTGGGTGACGGATCGCTACGTGACCGACGGCGCCGGACAGTACGTGCCTGTGTTTGACGGCGCGGTGCTGGAGGCGGTGCTTTCCACTTCGCGCGACAGCACCTACTTCCCAGAGTTCAAATACCGGATTCCGGTTCCGAACGGGAACTACCAGGTGAACCTGCACTTCGTGGAGAACACCTACGGGGTCGGCGTACGCAAGTTCAACGTGCTGCAGAACGGCACGGCGGTGCTGACGAACTTCGATATTCGCGCCGAGGTTCCGCTGAACACGCGGCTCGTGAAGACACTACCGGTGGCCACCGTGAGCAACGGCATCCTTGAACTGACGTTCCGTCCGGGCACGGGCCCGGCCCGCGTTTCGGGCGTCGAGGTGCTCACCGCGCCGTAG
- the rpsU gene encoding 30S ribosomal protein S21, producing the protein MADVVVQEGESLESALRRFKRKVQQEDIIKDIKRHSYYMKPGEKKRTKAALARKRSRKKRQKESE; encoded by the coding sequence TTGGCTGATGTAGTCGTACAAGAAGGCGAAAGCCTGGAAAGCGCGTTACGCCGCTTCAAAAGGAAAGTGCAGCAGGAAGATATCATCAAAGACATCAAGCGGCACTCCTACTACATGAAGCCCGGCGAGAAGAAGCGCACCAAGGCCGCCTTGGCCCGGAAGCGAAGCCGGAAGAAGCGTCAAAAAGAATCGGAGTGA